From the genome of Argentina anserina chromosome 4, drPotAnse1.1, whole genome shotgun sequence, one region includes:
- the LOC126792968 gene encoding uncharacterized protein LOC126792968: MRARSLWADEPNSPPSTSLPRAAQPNPAKHSVSNVFSLLARREVSPQTKHLAKKLWVKASKSRSDGVGVRCEAARDARNGLVSWVEAESLQHLSAKYCTLVPPPRSTIAAAFSPDGKTLASTHGDHTVKIIDCRTGSCLKVLSGHRRTPWVVRFHPLHPDILASGSLDHEVKLWDSNTAECIGSRDFLRPIASIAFHAQGELLAVASGHKLYIWHYNRRGDSPTIVLKTRRSLRAVHFHPHAAPFLLTAEVNDLDSSDSSMTLATSPGYLRYPPPTVYLADAHSSDRSSLADGLPLMSLPLLMWPSFARDSGRISMQRNDVDIGSSSAQPRVDPPASVRLLTYSTPSGQYELLLAPVEPNSSSPVPEDMGSSPILSEMETEASQSSMGTLEPMEVQPEGRSNNIFPFGDSTYWELPFLQGWLIGQTQANQRNLRLVSDSPHDNPSTNGEMDSAAPVTSSVIPTSVNQPRATGRSSSRHRTSRSHMMSTIGSNEGAGYNNIAHGESEPQPGVSRIQSELANSLAAAAAAELPCTVKLRVWPHDVKNPCAPLDADRCCLIIPHAVLCSEMGAHFSPCGRFLAACVACMLPHLEGDSGIQGRVNHDITGASTSPTRHPISAHHVMYELRIYSLEEATFGKVLASRAIRAAHCLTSIQFSPTSEHILLAYGRRHSSLLKSVVIDGETTVPIYTILEVYRVSDMELVRILPSAEDEVNVACFHPSVGGGLVYGTKEGKLRILQYDSSRAVSHTTSSFLDENMLEVPTYALEC; encoded by the exons ATGAGGGCGCGTTCGCTTTGGGCCGACGAGCCCAACTCTCCTCCTTCTACCTCCCTCCCCCGCGCTGCCCAGCCCAATCCGGCCAAGCACAG TGTTAGCAATGTGTTTAGCTTGTTAGCGCGGAGAGAGGTCTCGCCGCAGACTAAGCATTTGGCGAAGAAGCTGTGGGTGAAGGCGTCAAAGAGCCGGTCCGATGGCGTTGGCGTGAGGTGTGAAGCTGCTAGAGATGCTAGAAATGGACTTGTGTCGTG gGTGGAGGCGGAGTCACTCCAGCATTTGTCTGCAAAATATTGTACGCTTGTGCCTCCTCCACGGTCGACGATTGCCGCTGCCTTCAGCCCTGATGGCAAGACACTTGCTTCCACCCA CGGGGATCATACTGTAAAAATCATTGATTGCCGAACTGGAAGCTGCTTAAAGGTGTTGAGTGGTCACCGCAGGACACCTTGGGTG GTCAGGTTTCATCCTTTGCATCCAGACATACTGGCTAGTGGAAGTTTGGATCATGAAGTGAAGTTGTGGGATTCAAACACAGCAGAGTGTATAGGATCGCGTGATTTCT TACGCCCCATTGCTTCCATTGCTTTCCATGCCCAAGGGGAGCTTCTTGCTGTTGCATCAGGTCACAAG TTATACATATGGCACTACAACAGAAGAGGAGACTCACCAACCATAGTACTAAAGACACGGCGTTCGCTTCGGGCTGTGCATTTTCATCCTCATGCTGCTCCTTTCCTTTTAACAGCTGAG GTCAATGACCTTGACTCATCAGATTCCTCAATGACACTTGCTACTTCTCCGGGTTACTTGCGCTATCCCCCACCTACTGTGTATTTGGCAGATGCTCATTCTAGTGATCGTTCTAGTTTGGCAGATGGACTGCCTCTTATGTCTTTACCTTTGCTGATGTGGCCTTCATTTGCTAGAGATAGTGGGAGAATATCTATGCAGCGGAATGATGTAGATATTGGTTCAAGCAGTGCACAACCGAGAGTTGATCCTCCTGCTTCAGTGCGGCTTTTAACGTATTCAACTCCATCAGGCCAGTATGAACTTCTGTTGGCCCCTGTTGAACCAAATAGCTCTTCTCCTGTGCCAGAAGACATGGGAAGTAGTCCGATCCTGAGTGAAATGGAAACTGAAGCTTCTCAATCTTCAATGGGTACTTTAGAGCCTATGGAAGTGCAACCAGAAGGAAGAAGTAATAATATATTCCCTTTTGGTGACTCAACATATTGGGAACTTCCTTTCTTGCAAGGTTGGCTAATCGGTCAGACCCAAGCTAACCAACGAAATTTGCGGCTGGTAAGTGATTCTCCCCATGACAATCCATCTACAAATGGTGAGATGGACAGTGCAGCTCCTGTCACTTCCTCAGTAATACCGACTAGTGTAAACCAACCTAGGGCGACTGGAAGATCTAGTTCCCGGCACCGTACTTCACGTTCTCATATGATGTCAACTATTGGCTCTAATGAGGGCGCTGGATACAATAATATTGCTCATGGTGAAAGTGAACCTCAACCTGGTGTCAGCAGAATTCAATCTGAGCTTGCCAACTCCCTAGCTGCAGCGGCGGCGGCAGAGTTACCTTGTACTGTGAAGCTCAGAGTTTGGCCGCATGATGTGAAAAATCCATGCGCTCCCCTTGATGCTGACAGATGTTGCTTAATTATTCCACATGCTGTACTCTGTAG TGAAATGGGAGCCCATTTTTCACCTTGTGGAAGGTTTTTAGCAGCCTGTGTTGCATGTATGTTGCCTCATTTGGAAGGTGATTCTGGGATTCAGGGTCGGGTCAACCATGATATCACGGGGGCATCAACTTCCCCAACTCGGCACCCAATCTCAGCTCACCATGTCATGTATGAGCTTCGGATATATTCCCTCGAAGAGGCAAC GTTTGGTAAGGTTCTTGCATCCCGGGCAATACGAGCTGCCCACTGTTTGACATCTATTCAG TTCTCTCCTACGTCAGAACACATATTACTTGCCTATGGCAGGCGTCACAGTTCACTTCTTAAGAGTGTTGTCATTGATGGAGAGACAACTGTGCCTATTTACACCATTTTGGAG GTGTACAGAGTTTCTGATATGGAACTTGTGAGAATTCTCCCTAGCGCAGAAGATGAGGTCAATGTAGCTTGTTTTCATCCTTCTGTTGGAGGTGGCCTTGTTTATGGAACTAAG GAAGGGAAGTTAAGGATCCTCCAATATGATAGTTCTCGTGCTGTGAGTCATACAACTTCCAGTTTTCTTGATGAAAACATGCTAGAG GTCCCGACCTATGCTTTAGAATGCTAG